CAGAGCATACACCAGCATCGTCAACAGCAGAACGGAAATCGACAATCCCCATGGGAAAGCACATCCGCCTTCGGATTGAACGAGCCGGAAAGCCTTCTTCAAAGAAACGGCATAAACGGCCAGAAAAAGCATTAACCCCGGAATTCCCGCAAGGAACGCGACGTTAAAAAGCGTCGAGTGCGGATGTTCTCCTCTCGGCTGATATTTTAATCCCAGCTCATCTGCTTTTGTTCTGAAAAGTTCCTGATAGAGGTCTACAAAGCGCATGCCGCCCCACCCAGTCATGGGCCGTTTGCGTATAAGACAGGCCGAAGCGCTCCAGATTTCGTTGCGGTAGGTCGTCAGCGCGCCGACATCCTGCGTTGACGTGATCTGCCGATATTCTACCTGTGCCCTTTTCCAGAGGGCGCCTCCTGAATGCCAATCAAACGCCGCGCCCATCAGCAACAAACAAGCGCTCATTCCCAACAAAAGCGAGACCTTGATCTTTTTGAACCGGAACATCCAATAAAGCAGGACCGCGCCGCCGAAAGCCGCCGCACCCCACGCTCCCAGAGAAAAGGATAAAAAGACTGCCACACATACGGGCATAACGATCGCTAGACGACGAATAAGATCGTCAACGCGCCAAAACGCATAGCATACCAGAGGCGGCAGCAGAAGAACGCTGCATAGTCCCAAACTATTCCCGTTTTCCAGAGAACGGTTCGGGAAGTAACCGATCAGATGCAGTTCACGACTCAGGTTGCCCAACATAATAAAGACGCTTGCCCAAACAAACAGGCGAATAAATTTTTCGCGAGCCGCTTCATTGCCCAGAAGACGTGCGGCCAAATACATGCCCAGCAGCACTTCCAGCGGCGTTGTAACATTGCGGCCATAACTGTCGAGATCGTGAAAAGTCAAAAGCCCCATCGCCACTGTCCAGAGACACAGCGTCCCCCACCCCAGCAATATCCATCTTCCTTTCGTGTCGATGTTCTGTGGAGAGAGGGGCATGCGATACTTTATTTTGGTCACGAGGATCGAGCTCAGACAAATTGTCCACAAGGAGTAATGAACGACAGGACCGAGCGGAGAAAATGCAACGGAGATCATGTATGAAAATACAGCCAGTTTTTCGATCCGTTCGGCGCTGTTTCCTTTCGATTGAAACACTGCATCACGCATGATTCGTCTTCACCTCTATGGATACGTCCATCACGGCTTACTCTCGGCACATCACAGGCACTATGCATTCGTAGAGATCGCGCGTCTGGCGCGCAATCTCGCTCACGCTGATTCTTTCGGCCGTACGCACCGCCTCCGCAGACAGCCTCGCTCTCAGTTGA
This sequence is a window from Pyramidobacter sp. YE332. Protein-coding genes within it:
- a CDS encoding O-antigen ligase family protein, coding for MRDAVFQSKGNSAERIEKLAVFSYMISVAFSPLGPVVHYSLWTICLSSILVTKIKYRMPLSPQNIDTKGRWILLGWGTLCLWTVAMGLLTFHDLDSYGRNVTTPLEVLLGMYLAARLLGNEAAREKFIRLFVWASVFIMLGNLSRELHLIGYFPNRSLENGNSLGLCSVLLLPPLVCYAFWRVDDLIRRLAIVMPVCVAVFLSFSLGAWGAAAFGGAVLLYWMFRFKKIKVSLLLGMSACLLLMGAAFDWHSGGALWKRAQVEYRQITSTQDVGALTTYRNEIWSASACLIRKRPMTGWGGMRFVDLYQELFRTKADELGLKYQPRGEHPHSTLFNVAFLAGIPGLMLFLAVYAVSLKKAFRLVQSEGGCAFPWGLSISVLLLTMLVYALSGDVLVGRRDISVMFWCFWGILLIVPEGRGSSREKS